One Oryza sativa Japonica Group chromosome 8, ASM3414082v1 DNA window includes the following coding sequences:
- the LOC4345073 gene encoding zinc finger protein CONSTANS-LIKE 3 yields the protein MMASDGSASPASCGGAACGVCGGAATVYCAADAAALCVPCDAAVHAANPLASRHDRVPLAVAMAAASSGVYDHLFAPDDDAASSWAAAAAAGAAVQGQGQGSPNDSSSSFTNDSAGGGGGGGAERSLFDLLSDVDIMSCGGGGLASSFDGAAAPPLWLHPGQLAALTPWSPADSVVVPTSAAGAVAAAAAAREERVRRYREKRKNRKFQKTIRYASRKAYAEARPRIKGRFVKRATTAAASSSSDDDSTAAAGVSGAGGAGAAATKEAKFWLSFSDDGRADGVGFYMDSTTAATAAYGVVPTF from the coding sequence ATGATGGCAAGCGACGGCAGCGCGAGCCCGgccagctgcggcggcgcggcgtgcggggtgtgcggcggcgcggcgacggtgtactgcgcggcggacgcggcggcgctctgCGTGCCGTGCGACGCCGCGGTGCACGCGGCCAACCCGCTGGCGTCGCGCCACGACCGCGTGCCGCTCGCGgtcgccatggcggcggcgagctccggggTGTACGACCACCTGTTCgcgcccgacgacgacgccgcctcgTCATGggctgccgccgcggcggcgggggcggcggtgcaGGGGCAGGGGCAGGGGAGCCCCAACGACAGCTCGTCGAGCTTCACCAAcgacagcgccggcggcggcggcggcggcggcgccgagagGAGCCTCTTTGACCTGCTCTCCGACGTCGACATCAtgtcctgcggcggcggcggcctcgcgtcGTCgttcgacggcgccgccgcgccgccgctgtggCTGCACCCAGGCCAGCTCGCCGCGTTGACGCCGTGGTCACCGGCCGACTCCGTCGTCGTCCCGAcctcggcggccggcgcggtcgccgcggcggcggcggcgagggaggagagggtgAGGCGCTACCGGGAGAAGCGCAAGAACCGCAAGTTCCAGAAGACCATCCGCTACGCCTCACGCAAGGCCTACGCCGAGGCGCGGCCGAGGATCAAGGGCCGCTTCGTCAagcgcgccaccaccgccgccgcctcctcgtcatcGGACGACGacagcacggccgccgccggagtcagcggcgccggcggcgccggcgccgccgccacgaaggAGGCCAAGTTCTGGCTCTCCTTCTCCGACGACGGCCGCGCCGACGGCGTAGGGTTCTACATGGACAGCACCACCGCTGCCACCGCGGCCTACGGCGTCGTGCCAACCTTCTAG
- the LOC4345074 gene encoding probable receptor-like serine/threonine-protein kinase At5g57670 has protein sequence MDTIEECSVDDGRRLMLLGSRILVGVPNNSRGCSELLSWAIRVVARPNDSVVAVHVLGGRGRKNRLQKANAFVIYMLGEFVETCEAKQVNLEAKVVCSPSIWRALTQEATLTDANFLIVGRSGNAYRRNHFEVANYCYMNAPRNCSVIAVGRDGLPQSAARFKSRSFDDSSIFSSSTWSRRFPPLQKLLRSNSARKPAQSTGEATEDKSSPRAVLDGPEAGEQHVTEECYSTTSSNEVSRRGQNGIWRRLSDMKLWLPFLRSIDDENVKGGDNSSNYTEDQKPAWRCFSYQEISVATNDFHPDNMAGRGGYAEVYKGILSDGQCVAVKRLAQGKPTEQKEKEFLTELGIQGHVCHPNTAYLLGCCVENGLYLVFEFCENGTLASALHGKSAKILEWPLRYKIAVGVARGLQYLHMFCRHRIIHRDIKASNVLLGDDFEPQISDFGLAKWLPKQWTHHSVIPIEGTFGYLAPEYFMHGIVDEKTDIFAFGVLLLEIVTGRRPIDCSKLSLLQWAKPLLEAGQVTELADPNLGGDYDKDQLKRMVAVASRCIMRPAMWRPSMAEVLHFLSTDECLKEPEKWNIPEDEVDDMDDCTMFSESLSP, from the exons atggacaCCATTGAGGAGTGCAGTGTGGACGATGGACGCCGGCTGATGCTGCTGGGGTCGAGGATACTGGTCGGCGTGCCCAACAACTCCCGGGGATGCTCCGAGCTGCTCTCGTGGGCGATCCGCGTCGTCGCGAGGCCCAACGATTCGGTTGTCGCCGTCCATGTTCTTG gagggagggggaggaagaacaGGCTGCAGAAGGCGAACGCGTTTGTGATCTACATGCTCGGGGAGTTTGTGGAGACTTGTGAGGCTAAACAG GTAAATTTGGAGGCCAAGGTGGTTTGCAGCCCAAGCATTTGGAGAGCACTTACCCAGGAAGCTACATTGACTGATGCAAACTTCCTCATTGTTGGGAGATCAGGAAATGCATATCGTAG GAATCATTTTGAGGTTGCAAACTACTGCTACATGAATGCTCCAAGAAACTGTTCAGTGATTGCAGTTGGAAGGGATGGTCTACCACAGAGCGCCGCTCGATTCAAGTCTCGATCATTTGATG ACAGTAGTATCTTCTCAAGCTCAACATGGAGCAGGAGATTTCCACCACTTCAGAAGCTACTCAGATCAAACTCAGCGCGAAAACCGGCACAATCAACGGGtgaagccacagaggacaagaGCTCACCAAGGGCAGTTCTTGATGGTCCAGAGGCAGGGGAGCAACATGTCACTGAAGAATGCTACAGCACAACATCTAGCAATGAGGTGAGCCGGCGTGGTCAAAATGGCATCTGGAGGAGGCTATCTGACATGAAGCTCTGGCTTCCATTCCTGCGGTCCATCGACGATGAAAACGTGAAAGGAGGTGATAATTCTTCGAATTATACTGAAGATCAGAAGCCTGCCTGGAGGTGTTTCAGCTACCAGGAGATTTCAGTTGCTACCAATGACTTCCATCCAG ATAACATGGCTGGGAGAGGAGGCTATGCAGAAGTATACAAGGGTATCCTATCTGATGGACAATGTGTAGCTGTGAAGAGATTGGCACAAGGTAAGCCAACTGAACAGAAGGAAAAAGAGTTCCTGACAGAATTGGGAATCCAGGGACATGTCTGCCACCCAAACACAGCATACCTTCTTGGCTGCTGTGTTGAGAATGGACTCTATTTAGTATTCGAGTTCTGCGAAAACGGGACACTTGCATCGGCACTGCACG GGAAGAGTGCCAAAATCCTTGAGTGGCCTTTGAGGTACAAGATTGCGGTAGGTGTCGCGAGGGGCTTGCAGTATCTGCACATGTTCTGTAGGCACCGGATCATCCATCGCGACATCAAAGCCTCCAATGTGCTACTTGGTGATGATTTTGAGCCTCAG ATATCAGACTTCGGACTGGCAAAGTGGCTTCCCAAGCAGTGGACTCATCACTCTGTCATACCTATAGAGGGCACATTTGG GTATTTAGCACCAGAGTACTTCATGCATGGCATTGTCGATGAGAAGACCGACATTTTCGCATTCGGAGTTTTGCTGCTAGAGATTGTCACTGGAAGGAGGCCTATTGACTGCTCCAAGCTGAGCCTTCTTCAGTGG GCAAAGCCACTTCTTGAAGCTGGACAAGTGACTGAACTTGCAGACCCGAATCTCGGCGGCGATTATGACAAGGATCAGCTGAAGAGGATGGTCGCAGTCGCGTCACGCTGCATTATGCGACCGGCGATGTGGCGGCCCTCCATGGCTGAG GTGCTGCATTTCCTGTCAACTGATGAGTGCCTGAAGGAGCCGGAGAAGTGGAACATTCCGGAAGACGAGGTCGACGACATGGATGATTGCACTATGTTTTCTGAATCTTTGTCTCCATGA